A genomic segment from Chrysemys picta bellii isolate R12L10 chromosome 11, ASM1138683v2, whole genome shotgun sequence encodes:
- the LOC135974427 gene encoding E3 ubiquitin-protein ligase TRIM11-like, producing MAAGDLAGSFQHEVTCSVCLEYFTDLVSIECGHNFCRACISQCLGEPEPDFSCPQCREMAPQRDLRPNRQLGNLVELVKRLRLQAGPEPKRQRVCERHQEALKLFCEEDETPICMVCDRSRAHRAHVVVPIEEAAQEYREQILSLLQRLREEREELLGLKSDWDKKSERLLRQTEVERQLVVSECERLSQFLAEQERLLLARLAELDEEMERRREENATHLGEEISRLSALITELEGKCQQPVLELLQVRLCQMHPEPSVGRGRPPRPCKAQCRACGRDICRATGCKERGARTLGEVVGGW from the exons ATGGCTGCCGGggacctggctgggagcttccagCACGAAGTGACTTGCTCCGTCTGCCTGGAGTATTTCACAGACCTGGTGTCTATTGAGTGTGGGCACAACTTCTGCCGGgcctgcatcagccagtgctTGGGGGAGCCGGAGCcagacttctcctgcccccagtgcagagaAATGGCCCCGCAGAGAGACCTGCGGCCCAACAGGCAGCTGGGGAACCTGGTGGAGTTAGTGAAACGCCTGAGGCTGcaggcggggccagagcccaagAGGCAGCGAGTGTGTGAGAGGcaccaggaggctctgaaactCTTCTGCGAGGAGGATGAAACCCCCATCTGCATGGTTTGTGACAGATCCCGGGCTCACCGCGCTCACGTGGTGGTTCCCATCgaggaggctgcccaggagtacaGG GAGCAAATCCTGAGCCTCCTGCAGCGTCtgcgggaggagagagaagagctcctgggacTGAAATCCGACTGGGACAAGAAGAGTGAGAGGCTCCTG AGGCAGACGGAAGTGGAGCGGCAGCTGGTGGTGTCCGAGTGCGAGCGGCTGAGCCAGTTCCTGGCTGAAcaagagcgcctcctgctggcccggctggcagagctggacgaggagatggagaggaggagggaggaaaatgccACCCACCTGGGTGAGGAGATTTCCCGGCTCAGCGCCCTGATCAcggagctggaggggaagtgtcagcAGCCCGTGCTGGAACTGCTGCAGGTGAGACTGTGTCAGATGCACCCAGAGCCCAGTGTCGGGAGGGGACGGCCCCCAAGACCCTGTAAAGCTCAGTGCAGAGCGTGCGGCCGGGATATCTGCAGGGCCACGGGCTGCAAAGAGAGAGGAGCTCGGactcttggggaggtggtgggaggctggtga